GCTTATCAGTTCCAATATGAACTTGATCTCGACGCAATGAAAGTAGCGGCGAGGCAGCTTCTTGGCAAACATGATTTCACTAGTTTTTGTTCGGCCAAAACCGAGGTAGAAGATCGTGTAAGGACATTGCAGGAAATCGATTTTTTCGAAGAGAATGGCCTGCTTGTTTTTAGGTTCGTAGGGGATGGTTTTCTGTACAATATGGTAAGGATCCTTGTCGGGACCTTGCTGGAGGTAGGGACAGGCAGAAGACCTGCCGACAGCATGCCGCAGCTGCTTTTAGTGAAGGACCGTACCCTGTCTGGCAAGACCGCGCCAGGACAAGGACTGTATCTCTGGAAGGTTTTTTATGAAGATGAAGACCATCGATTAGAAAATAAATTTTAAAAAAATGATATGACAACTAATCCTGGTGTTGACAATCTCTCAACCACAGGTTAAG
This portion of the Mesobacillus sp. S13 genome encodes:
- the truA gene encoding tRNA pseudouridine(38-40) synthase TruA: MPRIKCIVSYDGTGFSGYQIQPGKRTVQGELERALEKLNKGMGIRVSASGRTDAGVHARGQVIHFDTTLEIEPARWQIALNSLLPDDIAVNAVEYAKPDFHARFDAVGKEYRYFLLPSKHRNPFQRNFAYQFQYELDLDAMKVAARQLLGKHDFTSFCSAKTEVEDRVRTLQEIDFFEENGLLVFRFVGDGFLYNMVRILVGTLLEVGTGRRPADSMPQLLLVKDRTLSGKTAPGQGLYLWKVFYEDEDHRLENKF